In Jejubacter calystegiae, the following are encoded in one genomic region:
- the gyrA gene encoding DNA topoisomerase (ATP-hydrolyzing) subunit A, protein MSDLAREITPVNIEEELKNSYLDYAMSVIVGRALPDVRDGLKPVHRRVLYAMNVLGNDWNKAYKKSARVVGDVIGKYHPHGDSAVYDTIVRMAQPFSLRYTLVDGQGNFGSIDGDSAAAMRYTEIRLAKIAHELMADLEKDTVDYVDNYDGTEKIPDVMPTKIPNLLVNGSSGIAVGMATNIPPHNLTEVINGCLAYIDDEDISVEGLMEHIPGPDFPTAAIINGRRGIEEAYRTGRGKIYIRARAEVETDAKTGRETIIVHEIPYQVNKARLIEKIAELVKDKRVEGISALRDESDKDGMRIVIEVKRDAVGEVVLNNLYSQTQLQVSFGINMVALHHGQPKIMALKEILEAFVRHRREVVTRRTIFELRKARDRAHILEGLAIALANIDPIIELIRRAPNPAEAKAGLIAKAWDLGNVSAMLERAGDDAARPEWLEPEYGIRDGKYHLTEQQAQAILDLRLQKLTGLEHEKLLDEYKELLEQIAELLHILGSAERLMEVIREELELIRDQFGDNRRTEITANSADINIEDLISQEDVVVTLSHQGYVKYQPLTDYEAQRRGGKGKSAARIKEEDFIDRLLVANTHDTILCFSSRGRLYWMKVYQLPEASRGARGRPIVNLLPLEADERITAILPVREYEEGVNVFMATASGTVKKTALTEFSRPRSAGIIAVNLNDGDELIGVNLTDGSDEVMLLSAHGKVVRFKEDAVRAMGRTATGVRGIKLAEGDRVVSLIVPRGEGAILTVTQNGYGKRTAVSEYPTKSRATQGVISIKVTERNGHVVGAVQVDDCDQIMMITDAGTLVRTRVSEVSIVGRNTQGVILIRTAEDENVVGLQRVAEPVDDEELDAIDGSVAEGEDEIAPETDSDDDADAEGDDNA, encoded by the coding sequence ATGAGCGACCTTGCCAGAGAAATTACACCGGTCAATATTGAGGAAGAGCTTAAGAACTCTTACCTGGACTACGCGATGTCGGTCATTGTTGGCCGTGCACTGCCGGACGTCCGCGATGGCCTCAAACCGGTTCACCGTCGCGTCCTGTACGCCATGAACGTACTGGGAAATGACTGGAACAAAGCCTACAAAAAGTCGGCCCGTGTCGTTGGTGACGTAATCGGTAAATACCATCCCCACGGCGATTCCGCTGTTTATGACACCATTGTTCGTATGGCGCAGCCTTTCTCCCTGCGCTATACCCTGGTCGATGGCCAGGGTAACTTCGGCTCCATTGACGGCGACTCCGCGGCAGCGATGCGTTATACCGAGATTCGCCTGGCGAAGATCGCCCATGAGCTGATGGCCGATCTGGAAAAAGATACCGTCGACTACGTGGATAACTACGACGGTACCGAGAAAATTCCTGATGTGATGCCGACTAAGATCCCTAACCTGCTGGTTAACGGCTCTTCCGGTATCGCGGTGGGGATGGCGACCAACATTCCGCCTCACAACCTGACCGAAGTCATTAACGGCTGCCTGGCCTATATAGATGATGAAGACATCAGCGTTGAAGGGCTGATGGAGCACATCCCCGGGCCGGACTTTCCCACCGCCGCCATTATCAACGGCCGCCGCGGGATCGAAGAGGCCTACCGTACCGGTCGCGGTAAGATCTACATTCGCGCGCGCGCGGAAGTGGAAACCGACGCGAAAACCGGGCGTGAAACCATCATCGTTCACGAGATTCCCTACCAGGTTAACAAAGCGCGCCTGATCGAAAAGATCGCCGAACTGGTAAAAGATAAGCGCGTCGAAGGGATCAGCGCCCTGCGCGACGAATCCGATAAAGACGGGATGCGCATCGTTATTGAAGTGAAACGCGATGCCGTGGGTGAAGTGGTGCTGAACAACCTTTACTCCCAGACTCAGCTTCAGGTCTCTTTCGGGATCAACATGGTCGCGCTGCACCACGGTCAGCCGAAGATCATGGCCCTGAAGGAGATACTGGAAGCCTTCGTCCGTCACCGCCGCGAAGTGGTGACCCGCCGTACCATTTTCGAACTGCGTAAGGCCCGCGATCGTGCGCATATCCTGGAAGGTCTGGCGATCGCCCTGGCCAATATCGACCCGATCATCGAACTGATTCGCCGGGCGCCGAACCCGGCCGAAGCCAAAGCGGGTCTTATCGCGAAAGCCTGGGATCTGGGTAATGTCTCCGCCATGCTGGAGCGCGCTGGCGACGACGCGGCACGCCCCGAATGGCTGGAGCCGGAATATGGTATTCGTGACGGTAAATATCATCTGACCGAACAGCAGGCTCAGGCGATTCTGGATCTGCGTCTGCAGAAACTGACCGGCCTGGAGCACGAAAAGCTGCTCGACGAATATAAAGAGCTGCTGGAACAGATTGCCGAACTGCTGCACATCCTTGGCAGTGCCGAGCGCCTGATGGAAGTGATTCGTGAAGAGCTGGAGCTGATTCGCGATCAGTTCGGCGACAACCGCCGTACCGAAATCACCGCCAACAGCGCCGACATCAACATCGAAGACCTGATAAGCCAGGAAGATGTGGTCGTCACCCTGTCTCATCAGGGCTATGTGAAGTATCAGCCGCTTACCGATTACGAAGCTCAGCGTCGCGGCGGTAAGGGCAAATCTGCTGCCCGTATAAAGGAAGAGGACTTTATCGACAGGCTGCTGGTGGCCAACACCCACGACACCATCCTCTGCTTCTCCAGCCGCGGTCGTCTGTACTGGATGAAGGTCTATCAGCTACCGGAAGCCAGCCGCGGTGCCCGTGGTCGACCTATCGTCAACCTGCTGCCGCTGGAAGCGGACGAACGTATTACCGCCATTCTGCCGGTGCGTGAATACGAGGAAGGGGTCAACGTCTTTATGGCAACCGCCAGCGGTACCGTGAAGAAAACTGCCCTGACCGAGTTCAGCCGTCCGCGTAGTGCCGGTATCATCGCCGTGAATCTGAACGATGGCGACGAACTGATTGGCGTGAACCTGACCGATGGCAGCGACGAAGTGATGCTGCTCTCCGCTCACGGTAAAGTGGTGCGCTTTAAAGAAGACGCCGTGCGCGCCATGGGTCGTACCGCTACCGGCGTACGCGGCATTAAGCTTGCCGAAGGCGACCGTGTGGTATCGCTGATTGTTCCGCGCGGCGAAGGGGCTATCCTGACCGTCACGCAGAACGGCTACGGTAAGCGTACTGCCGTGAGCGAGTATCCGACCAAGTCCCGCGCCACTCAGGGGGTTATCTCTATCAAGGTGACCGAGCGTAACGGTCACGTGGTGGGCGCGGTTCAGGTGGATGACTGCGACCAGATCATGATGATCACCGATGCCGGTACCCTGGTGCGTACCCGGGTTTCCGAAGTGAGCATCGTGGGCCGTAATACCCAGGGCGTGATTCTGATCCGTACCGCGGAAGATGAAAACGTAGTGGGTCTGCAGCGCGTGGCTGAGCCGGTGGATGACGAAGAGCTGGACGCTATCGACGGTAGCGTGGCGGAAGGCGAAGATGAAATCGCGCCGGAAACCGACAGCGATGATGACGCTGATGCCGAAGGCGATGATAACGCCTGA
- the ubiG gene encoding bifunctional 2-polyprenyl-6-hydroxyphenol methylase/3-demethylubiquinol 3-O-methyltransferase UbiG, whose product MNQENAPLSPNVDRDEIAKFEAVASRWWDMEGEFRPLHRINPLRLGYICERAGGLFGKKVLDVGCGGGILSESMAREGATVTGLDMGAEPLQVARLHALESGIQVEYVQQTVEQHADQHPQAYDVVTCMEMLEHVPYPQSVVNACARLVKPGGHVFFSTINRNGKAWLMAVVGAEYIMRMVPRGTHDVKKFIKPAELVGWVGSSGLREKHMTGLHYNPLRDRFSLGPGVDVNYMLHTTA is encoded by the coding sequence ATGAATCAAGAAAACGCGCCGCTTTCACCCAATGTCGATCGGGATGAGATTGCCAAATTCGAAGCGGTCGCCTCCCGCTGGTGGGATATGGAGGGGGAGTTCCGCCCCCTGCACCGCATTAACCCTCTGCGTCTGGGCTATATTTGCGAACGCGCGGGCGGCCTGTTTGGCAAGAAAGTGCTGGATGTCGGCTGCGGCGGCGGCATTCTGAGCGAAAGCATGGCCCGGGAAGGCGCCACGGTCACCGGTCTGGACATGGGCGCCGAGCCGCTGCAGGTGGCGCGCCTCCACGCGCTGGAAAGCGGTATCCAGGTCGAATACGTTCAGCAAACCGTGGAACAGCATGCCGACCAGCATCCTCAGGCCTATGACGTAGTGACCTGCATGGAAATGCTGGAGCACGTGCCGTATCCGCAATCGGTGGTCAACGCCTGTGCACGCCTGGTAAAACCCGGTGGTCACGTCTTCTTTTCGACCATCAACCGTAATGGCAAAGCCTGGCTGATGGCGGTGGTCGGCGCTGAATATATTATGCGCATGGTGCCGCGTGGCACCCACGACGTGAAGAAATTTATCAAGCCAGCGGAGCTGGTTGGCTGGGTGGGTAGCAGCGGGTTACGGGAAAAACATATGACCGGCCTGCACTATAACCCGCTACGCGATCGCTTTTCCCTGGGTCCCGGCGTGGATGTTAACTATATGTTGCATACAACGGCCTGA